In Numidum massiliense, a single genomic region encodes these proteins:
- a CDS encoding ISLre2 family transposase, with protein sequence MLSFWESLRIRLMEVMADLFGEFLEQLDQMMTTHYKEKYGWKSERLDSREFTSFFGTVSYKRHLMYDRNGNAHYPVDEAIGLKRRKRYSPDLMMLGAELAAAPGMTYRLASEVTQKLAGITISHTTFQRLVKEAGEAQAVMDAEKRDRIFEDTVIPNSPSVKHLYCEADGLYVKGRGKGIEIKNMLAYTGWEQNGQRVSLTDRHVFSTVESVDDFWEIGYAAIRHRWDLSHTHVATNADAASWISEERVQNTFSEATSVVRQLDPFHVKRSIRRGLSRQPRLIPQIEKAISEKNKDRFKAVIDTAQGNAETEREEKRIENMQKYLEGHWEILCDWREVSPDVPKNARRMGCMESNQRRLAYRMKRRGMYWSEEGAQAIAKVQQGVTNGTLRQALLTVWPNRQVTQKLKRHARRIGKSDHIGVQVGRIQVGAASASSAIGYLDKVVNRRP encoded by the coding sequence ATGTTGTCGTTTTGGGAAAGCTTACGTATTCGCCTGATGGAAGTGATGGCTGATCTGTTCGGAGAATTTTTGGAGCAGCTCGATCAGATGATGACGACGCATTACAAGGAAAAATACGGTTGGAAAAGTGAGCGATTGGACAGCCGGGAGTTCACCAGTTTTTTTGGGACAGTGTCCTATAAACGCCACTTGATGTACGACCGAAACGGAAACGCACATTACCCTGTCGATGAGGCAATCGGTTTAAAACGCCGTAAAAGATACAGCCCAGACCTTATGATGCTCGGAGCAGAGTTAGCTGCAGCGCCGGGAATGACCTACCGCCTCGCCTCAGAGGTCACGCAAAAACTTGCCGGTATAACGATCAGCCATACGACGTTTCAGCGCTTAGTAAAAGAAGCAGGTGAAGCTCAAGCTGTCATGGATGCTGAAAAAAGGGATCGAATTTTTGAGGATACGGTAATTCCTAACTCTCCGTCCGTTAAGCACTTATATTGCGAAGCAGATGGCTTATACGTCAAAGGGAGAGGCAAAGGAATAGAGATCAAAAATATGCTTGCCTATACCGGGTGGGAGCAAAACGGACAGCGTGTCTCGTTAACAGATCGTCACGTCTTTTCTACCGTTGAATCGGTGGATGACTTTTGGGAAATAGGTTATGCAGCGATTCGACATCGTTGGGATCTCTCACATACACATGTGGCGACTAATGCGGATGCGGCTTCATGGATCTCTGAGGAACGCGTTCAAAATACCTTTTCTGAAGCGACATCGGTTGTCCGCCAATTGGATCCTTTTCACGTAAAGAGGAGTATTCGTCGCGGGTTGAGCCGCCAGCCAAGGCTCATTCCTCAAATTGAAAAGGCAATATCCGAAAAAAATAAGGATAGGTTTAAAGCGGTGATTGATACGGCACAGGGAAATGCAGAGACGGAGCGAGAGGAAAAGCGTATCGAGAACATGCAGAAGTATCTTGAAGGGCACTGGGAGATCCTCTGCGACTGGCGTGAGGTTAGTCCAGACGTGCCAAAAAATGCTCGTAGGATGGGATGCATGGAATCGAACCAGAGACGTCTGGCATACCGCATGAAACGTCGTGGCATGTACTGGAGTGAAGAAGGGGCTCAAGCCATCGCCAAAGTACAACAAGGCGTTACCAATGGGACGTTGAGACAGGCATTATTAACTGTCTGGCCCAACCGCCAAGTGACACAAAAACTAAAACGCCATGCGAGGCGAATAGGTAAGTCGGATCACATTGGGGTTCAAGTTGGCAGGATCCAAGTAGGTGCCGCATCAGCTTCAAGTGCTATTGGGTATTTGGATAAGGTGGTTAATCGCCGTCCTTGA
- a CDS encoding cell division protein FtsQ/DivIB — MRDSMPIYREKEKNKRRPNRLALVFIVLFFLSLLVLLFFQSPLSKISTIDISGNRTLKDADVLKQASLKKGKQFFSWDPQAAKKQLMQNEQVKDVKITKRFPGKVTIKFEEWPRVAFWLKKDKDGNAQLRPVLANGVIVDKQWKGTVDRPLLRGWSDESAVAKLSKQLERVERVTLRSLSEVHPQPSDIYKDQVRVYTDDGYEVITRLSTFHENMNQYRNYVDPDKKGIVHMTYGRNFGWFEPYEEIEAKE; from the coding sequence ATGCGTGACTCCATGCCTATTTATCGGGAAAAGGAAAAAAACAAGAGGCGGCCAAACCGGCTTGCTCTCGTGTTTATCGTGTTGTTTTTTCTTTCCCTACTCGTGCTGTTATTTTTTCAATCGCCGCTCAGCAAAATTAGCACGATCGACATTAGCGGCAACCGCACGTTAAAAGATGCAGACGTGTTAAAACAAGCATCGCTAAAGAAAGGCAAGCAATTTTTTTCGTGGGATCCACAAGCTGCGAAAAAACAGTTAATGCAGAACGAACAAGTAAAAGACGTTAAAATCACCAAACGCTTTCCTGGAAAAGTAACGATTAAGTTCGAGGAATGGCCACGAGTTGCCTTTTGGTTAAAAAAGGATAAGGACGGGAACGCTCAGTTGCGTCCGGTGTTGGCCAACGGAGTCATCGTGGACAAGCAGTGGAAAGGGACAGTAGACCGACCGCTCCTCCGCGGCTGGTCTGATGAGTCGGCGGTAGCGAAACTGAGTAAGCAACTGGAACGTGTCGAGCGGGTCACGCTGCGTTCGCTTTCGGAAGTTCACCCGCAACCGAGCGATATTTACAAGGATCAAGTTCGCGTTTATACGGATGACGGCTATGAGGTAATTACGCGCCTTTCTACGTTTCATGAAAATATGAATCAATACCGCAACTACGTCGATCCAGACAAAAAAGGGATCGTTCATATGACTTACGGACGAAACTTTGGCTGGTTTGAACCGTATGAAGAGATAGAAGCGAAAGAGTGA
- the murA gene encoding UDP-N-acetylglucosamine 1-carboxyvinyltransferase, with amino-acid sequence MEQFIVEGGRPLCGAVRVHGAKNAALPILAATVLAAGEHEIDDVPDLLDIKVMVDILRALGARVNRFGDRIVIDTTALGATHIPDDLMGQMRSSIFLMGPLLARFREVSMTRPGGCAIGARPIDLHLRGLRALGASIQAVNGVLSCYTRRLTGNTVILDFPSVGATENIMMAATLAQGVTEIVGAAKEPEVVDLQNFLNRMGARIRGAGTETITVRGVHELHPVSYTIIPDRIVAGTLCIGAAITRGSVLLKNVEPNHLKALIHFLRQTGTKVEVTGDTLRVARSGPLKRIAKLATAPHPGFPTDMQAQMTALMTIADGTSIISETVFDGRFKHVNELMRMGADIVVDLQSAFVRGVPYLSGAYVEAPDLRAGASLILAGLAAEGTTVVQEIQHVDRGYEQLENLLSQLGAKIERVSAQPVTKSLK; translated from the coding sequence TTGGAGCAATTTATCGTTGAAGGGGGTCGTCCACTGTGTGGCGCCGTCCGCGTGCACGGTGCGAAAAATGCGGCGCTCCCTATATTGGCGGCAACGGTTCTCGCCGCCGGGGAGCACGAAATAGACGATGTCCCCGACTTGCTCGACATAAAGGTGATGGTAGACATTCTACGCGCGTTAGGGGCACGCGTCAACCGTTTCGGCGACCGCATCGTCATCGATACAACGGCGCTCGGCGCAACGCATATACCTGACGACTTGATGGGTCAAATGCGCTCTTCGATCTTTCTTATGGGGCCGCTCCTCGCACGCTTTCGCGAAGTGAGCATGACGCGACCTGGGGGCTGTGCCATCGGCGCCCGCCCGATCGATCTCCACTTGCGCGGCTTGCGTGCGCTCGGCGCATCGATTCAGGCGGTTAACGGCGTGCTTTCGTGTTACACCCGCCGCTTGACGGGTAATACGGTCATTCTCGATTTCCCTAGCGTCGGGGCGACGGAAAACATCATGATGGCCGCGACCCTCGCACAGGGGGTTACGGAAATAGTCGGGGCGGCGAAAGAACCGGAAGTCGTCGACCTACAAAACTTCCTCAACCGGATGGGGGCCCGCATTCGAGGGGCTGGTACTGAGACGATCACCGTGCGCGGGGTGCACGAGTTACACCCTGTCTCTTACACGATTATTCCCGACCGCATCGTCGCCGGCACACTGTGTATCGGCGCCGCCATAACCCGCGGGAGCGTGCTGCTTAAAAATGTGGAACCCAACCATTTAAAAGCGCTCATCCATTTTTTACGGCAGACGGGCACAAAGGTTGAGGTGACCGGCGATACATTGCGCGTTGCGCGAAGTGGTCCGCTTAAGCGAATCGCCAAACTAGCGACGGCGCCGCACCCCGGATTTCCGACAGACATGCAGGCGCAAATGACAGCACTCATGACGATTGCCGACGGTACGAGTATTATTTCTGAGACGGTGTTTGACGGACGGTTTAAGCACGTTAACGAATTGATGCGCATGGGGGCAGATATCGTCGTCGACTTACAGTCCGCATTTGTGCGCGGCGTGCCGTATTTATCGGGGGCATACGTCGAGGCGCCCGATTTGCGCGCCGGTGCCTCCCTCATATTAGCAGGTTTGGCTGCCGAGGGAACGACAGTCGTCCAAGAGATCCAGCACGTCGACCGCGGCTACGAGCAGTTAGAAAACTTGTTGTCACAGCTAGGTGCCAAAATCGAACGCGTGTCAGCGCAGCCCGTGACTAAGTCGTTAAAGTAG
- the murB gene encoding UDP-N-acetylmuramate dehydrogenase, which translates to MQTIKRQLQQAGVSHVLTDEPLVKYTTWRVGGSADLFVYPKSKRELQQTMTVLHREGIPWHAIGRGSNLLVRDNGIRGAVIKVGEGLDHLTIEGTRVTAGGGYSFVRLAGKTAKAGLSGLEFASGIPGNVGGAVFMNAGAHGSDVSRTLVSAEVILEDGSFKTLSAADLNFRYRTTALQEHVHGVVAEATFALKKGNPAQIMADVRAFKQRRNRTQPLNHPCAGSVFRNPPGDHAGRLIEAAGLKGYRVGDAEVSTLHANFIVNNGKATAADILTLIGDVQKTVLETYGIVLHPEVRVVGEE; encoded by the coding sequence ATGCAAACCATTAAACGACAATTACAGCAAGCGGGTGTCTCGCACGTACTAACCGACGAACCGCTCGTAAAGTATACGACGTGGCGGGTCGGCGGTTCGGCCGACTTGTTTGTATATCCGAAAAGCAAGCGCGAGCTGCAGCAGACGATGACCGTGCTCCACCGGGAAGGTATTCCGTGGCACGCGATCGGACGCGGTTCTAACCTATTAGTGCGCGATAACGGCATTCGCGGCGCTGTCATCAAAGTCGGGGAAGGGTTGGATCACCTGACGATCGAGGGGACGAGAGTAACGGCCGGAGGGGGGTACTCCTTCGTCCGCTTGGCGGGCAAGACGGCAAAAGCAGGTCTCTCCGGTTTGGAATTTGCGAGCGGCATTCCGGGAAACGTCGGCGGGGCGGTGTTTATGAACGCGGGCGCTCACGGTTCCGACGTGTCGCGGACGCTCGTGTCGGCAGAAGTGATTCTCGAAGACGGTTCTTTCAAGACGCTGTCAGCGGCTGACTTAAACTTTCGCTACCGTACGACCGCGTTACAAGAGCACGTGCACGGAGTCGTGGCGGAAGCGACATTTGCTCTAAAAAAAGGGAACCCTGCACAAATTATGGCTGACGTGCGCGCGTTTAAACAGCGGCGCAATCGGACGCAACCGCTGAACCACCCGTGTGCCGGAAGTGTGTTCCGCAATCCCCCTGGCGATCATGCCGGGCGCTTGATCGAAGCTGCGGGCTTAAAAGGTTATCGCGTCGGAGATGCCGAAGTGTCTACGCTGCACGCGAATTTTATCGTGAACAACGGTAAGGCGACAGCGGCTGACATCTTGACGCTGATCGGCGATGTACAAAAGACAGTACTAGAAACGTACGGCATCGTTTTACACCCGGAAGTGAGAGTCGTGGGCGAGGAGTAA
- the murD gene encoding UDP-N-acetylmuramoyl-L-alanine--D-glutamate ligase, with the protein MDGTLRDAPRDPTAWTGKRVLVLGLAKSGVAVAKLLHRLGAHVTVNDRKPREEAPEAAVLEALGIRVVCGGHPEGIVNDSLDLVVKNPGIPYRVVPVQAAIALNLPIVTEVEIAYRLSKAPFVGITGSNGKTTTTTLVGQMLAAGKVPNVVAGNIGRALTDVAASLDRSSWLVAELSSFQLKGTVAFRPRVAALLNIIPAHLDYHETMDDYVQSKQKLLSNQTADEIAIVNADCAHSMRLAAEAKSRVWRFSRTQEVAVGTDVRDGWICFHGKVGQTEQIVPVAEIALIGQHNLENALAAVAIAKACGVQTAAIADVLRQFPGIEHRLEFVRELDGVRYYNDSKATNPVALARALESFTAPVVLIAGGLDRGIDFRELVPLFKERLHGLVVYGQVRDVLAQRGREAGVPVVAAAAHLRDAVVKARGMARTSDVVLLSPACASWDQFASFEERGGIFKQAVHSL; encoded by the coding sequence ATGGATGGAACGTTGCGCGATGCCCCTCGCGATCCCACCGCGTGGACAGGTAAACGCGTGCTCGTGCTCGGGTTGGCTAAAAGTGGCGTCGCCGTGGCGAAGTTGTTGCACCGCCTCGGCGCACACGTGACAGTGAACGACCGGAAACCGCGCGAGGAAGCGCCGGAAGCAGCTGTTCTGGAAGCGCTCGGGATCCGCGTCGTCTGTGGCGGTCACCCGGAAGGCATCGTAAACGACAGCCTTGACCTCGTCGTCAAAAACCCGGGTATTCCGTACCGCGTCGTGCCGGTACAAGCAGCGATTGCTCTTAACTTGCCGATCGTGACCGAGGTGGAGATCGCCTACCGCTTGAGCAAAGCGCCGTTCGTCGGTATTACTGGCTCCAACGGAAAGACGACGACAACGACGTTAGTGGGGCAAATGCTCGCGGCGGGAAAAGTGCCGAATGTCGTCGCCGGCAACATCGGGCGGGCACTCACTGACGTCGCTGCCTCCCTCGACCGCTCGTCTTGGCTCGTAGCCGAACTGAGCAGCTTTCAATTGAAAGGGACGGTGGCGTTTCGTCCGCGCGTGGCGGCGCTACTGAACATTATTCCTGCTCATTTGGACTATCACGAGACGATGGACGACTACGTCCAGTCAAAGCAAAAGCTGCTCAGCAATCAGACGGCGGACGAGATTGCGATCGTCAATGCCGACTGCGCGCACAGTATGCGCCTTGCGGCCGAGGCGAAGAGCCGCGTGTGGCGGTTTTCGCGTACGCAAGAGGTGGCTGTCGGCACCGATGTCAGAGATGGCTGGATTTGCTTCCACGGGAAGGTGGGTCAGACAGAGCAAATCGTACCTGTCGCCGAAATTGCCCTCATCGGACAACACAACTTGGAGAATGCCTTAGCTGCGGTGGCGATCGCCAAAGCGTGTGGCGTTCAGACAGCGGCGATTGCCGACGTCTTGCGCCAGTTCCCGGGCATCGAACACCGGCTCGAGTTCGTGCGGGAGCTCGATGGCGTCCGCTATTACAATGACTCGAAAGCGACGAATCCGGTTGCGCTCGCACGCGCCCTCGAATCGTTTACGGCGCCCGTCGTACTAATCGCCGGTGGTCTGGACCGCGGCATCGATTTTCGCGAACTCGTGCCGCTGTTTAAGGAACGGCTGCACGGATTAGTCGTTTACGGACAAGTGCGGGACGTGTTAGCGCAGCGGGGACGCGAAGCGGGAGTACCAGTTGTCGCCGCGGCCGCACATTTGCGCGATGCCGTCGTCAAGGCGCGGGGCATGGCTCGCACTTCCGACGTCGTGCTCCTTTCGCCGGCTTGTGCCAGTTGGGATCAATTTGCTTCTTTTGAAGAGCGGGGAGGTATTTTTAAACAAGCCGTGCATAGCTTGTAA
- the spoVE gene encoding stage V sporulation protein E has protein sequence MAKDRGAADPWLTAAVWLLLCVGVLMVYSASAVLSYHKFDDSLYYAKRQLLFAVLGVFLMLWLARLDYDTWQKWSRTGLIACFVLLAVVLIPGAGILRNGARSWLGLGAFSIQPSEFTKLALIVFLAHWLPTRKQNLTRFTTGLLPPLALLAAAFGLIMAQPDLGTGTVLFATGMLIIFVAGMRIKHLMAMVALGLAGFTALVASAPYRIDRITAFLDPWQDRLGSGYQIIQSLFAIGPGRLMGVGYGLSKQKHLYLPEPQTDFIFSVTAEELGFIGAATVVVLFLIVVWRGVHIAFRAPDLPGTLMAVGITGMIGIQALMNIGVVTGMLPVTGITLPFLSYGGSSLTLTLVAVGILLNISRYAR, from the coding sequence ATGGCGAAGGACAGAGGGGCGGCAGATCCGTGGCTGACTGCTGCCGTCTGGCTACTATTGTGCGTGGGCGTGCTGATGGTGTACAGCGCAAGCGCCGTGCTTTCTTACCACAAGTTTGACGACTCGCTCTACTACGCAAAACGGCAGCTGCTGTTTGCCGTATTGGGCGTGTTTTTAATGTTGTGGCTGGCGCGCCTCGATTACGACACGTGGCAGAAATGGTCGCGCACCGGTCTCATTGCTTGTTTCGTCTTACTCGCCGTCGTGCTCATTCCCGGCGCCGGTATTTTGCGCAACGGGGCGCGCAGTTGGCTCGGCCTCGGCGCGTTCAGCATTCAACCATCCGAGTTTACAAAATTAGCGCTGATCGTCTTTTTAGCGCATTGGCTACCTACCCGCAAACAAAACTTAACCCGGTTCACGACTGGATTATTGCCGCCGCTCGCGCTTTTAGCCGCAGCGTTTGGACTCATTATGGCGCAACCCGACTTAGGGACGGGGACCGTTTTGTTTGCGACCGGTATGTTGATTATTTTTGTCGCCGGGATGCGCATCAAGCACTTAATGGCGATGGTTGCTTTAGGCTTGGCGGGTTTTACTGCGCTCGTCGCTTCGGCACCGTATCGGATCGACCGCATTACTGCGTTTCTCGATCCGTGGCAAGATCGGCTCGGTTCGGGATACCAGATCATCCAGTCACTGTTTGCGATTGGCCCGGGCCGCTTAATGGGGGTTGGCTACGGCTTAAGTAAACAAAAACATTTGTACTTGCCTGAGCCACAGACGGACTTTATCTTTTCGGTAACGGCGGAGGAGCTCGGTTTTATCGGAGCAGCAACGGTCGTCGTCCTCTTTCTCATTGTCGTCTGGCGCGGCGTGCATATCGCCTTTCGCGCGCCGGATTTGCCGGGGACACTCATGGCGGTCGGAATTACCGGGATGATCGGCATTCAGGCGTTGATGAATATCGGTGTCGTTACCGGGATGCTGCCGGTGACCGGGATTACGTTACCTTTTTTAAGTTACGGCGGCTCCTCGCTCACGCTCACACTTGTCGCAGTCGGTATTTTATTGAACATTTCCCGCTACGCCCGCTAA